Proteins encoded in a region of the Rhodococcus sp. SBT000017 genome:
- a CDS encoding ammonium transporter: MKLSKLVVTSALVAVAMGLASGTAYAQPTDETAPGDTNYTVDLEDRTIVTTIDAGVFKVADDGKTVDVLDAADNTLVTLPLSFNLGGLNFPYEQNVDDDGKTLRLVPDLDFTKASANSRSIGATTVASPEENLKAQQNFASQLGIATAIGGFTGTAIGVGVGFVLGLPLAGVGGVVTIPIAATVGGILGTIAAGGPTLVVAGIDLINTLNAAPGTTVWAN, translated from the coding sequence ATGAAACTCAGCAAACTGGTCGTCACGTCGGCCCTCGTCGCAGTCGCGATGGGCCTGGCCAGCGGAACCGCGTACGCACAGCCCACCGATGAGACGGCCCCCGGTGACACCAACTACACCGTCGATCTCGAAGATCGCACGATCGTCACCACCATCGACGCAGGCGTCTTCAAGGTCGCCGACGACGGCAAGACGGTCGACGTCCTCGACGCTGCCGACAACACCCTCGTGACGCTTCCGCTCTCGTTCAACCTCGGCGGACTCAACTTCCCGTACGAGCAGAACGTCGACGACGACGGCAAGACCCTGCGCCTGGTTCCGGACCTCGACTTCACGAAGGCATCGGCCAACTCGCGCAGCATCGGCGCAACGACCGTCGCCTCGCCCGAGGAGAACCTCAAGGCGCAGCAGAACTTCGCCTCGCAGCTCGGCATCGCGACCGCGATCGGTGGCTTCACCGGAACCGCCATCGGTGTAGGCGTCGGCTTCGTGCTGGGTCTTCCACTGGCGGGCGTCGGCGGGGTTGTGACCATCCCCATCGCCGCCACTGTCGGGGGCATCCTCGGCACGATCGCTGCCGGTGGCCCGACTCTGGTCGTTGCCGGAATCGACTTGATCAACACGCTGAACGCGGCACCCGGCACCACGGTCTGGGCCAACTAG
- a CDS encoding GNAT family N-acetyltransferase, which yields MDTRLTDELRDEWDALAERVGTVFSFRPGYALNAPRPAGSELAFVHVRRGGRLVALAPMFVTRVGPVKVAKILGTGQGVPTELLSEDDASSRVLWDSIDDHGLIYYADSMIDNRTAIEALGAHPRWRSDSLVRERVPVIDVPPGSTARDVRGHKSLKRLEKYRRQAERSGSPLVVETIRDAEHLELRWADISRLAAASTRHTDRTDYLAEKSPADPSASAKAFLLGEAAAGRLALVGVSVDGRWCAHEICIRTGSRLESWLTHHDPAVAKYQPGHQMVEWLIQTHDELDVTVLDQGVGVNENKKAWSTSGYDVLAVVGVPSRTVGSPILVDLLLRWELSPRVAYARKVAYAVLSRLRPSNN from the coding sequence ATGGACACAAGGCTCACCGACGAGCTACGCGATGAGTGGGATGCGTTGGCGGAACGGGTCGGCACGGTCTTCTCCTTCCGTCCCGGTTACGCACTGAATGCCCCACGGCCGGCGGGAAGTGAGCTCGCCTTCGTGCATGTACGTCGAGGTGGGCGTTTGGTGGCACTGGCACCGATGTTCGTCACGCGAGTGGGTCCGGTGAAGGTGGCGAAGATTCTCGGGACCGGGCAGGGCGTCCCGACCGAATTGCTCAGTGAGGACGACGCGTCGTCTCGCGTTCTGTGGGATTCGATCGACGATCACGGTCTGATCTACTATGCGGACTCGATGATCGACAACCGAACTGCCATCGAGGCGCTCGGTGCGCACCCGCGGTGGCGTTCGGACTCGCTCGTGCGGGAGCGAGTTCCGGTTATCGACGTACCGCCGGGCAGTACCGCACGCGATGTGCGTGGGCACAAATCACTGAAGCGGCTCGAGAAGTACAGACGTCAGGCCGAGCGGTCCGGGAGTCCCCTGGTGGTGGAAACCATCCGCGATGCCGAGCACCTCGAGCTGCGTTGGGCAGACATTTCCAGGTTGGCTGCCGCGTCGACGCGTCACACCGATCGCACCGACTACCTCGCGGAGAAGTCGCCTGCCGATCCCTCGGCGTCGGCCAAGGCCTTTCTGCTCGGTGAAGCAGCGGCCGGCAGATTGGCTCTTGTAGGAGTGAGCGTCGACGGGCGATGGTGCGCGCACGAGATCTGCATCCGCACAGGATCGCGACTCGAGTCGTGGCTGACGCACCACGATCCTGCAGTTGCGAAGTACCAACCCGGTCATCAGATGGTGGAATGGCTGATCCAGACGCACGACGAACTCGACGTGACCGTGTTGGACCAGGGTGTAGGTGTCAACGAGAACAAGAAGGCGTGGTCCACCTCTGGCTACGACGTGTTGGCTGTGGTGGGCGTACCCAGCCGCACGGTCGGCTCGCCGATCTTGGTCGATTTGCTGCTTCGCTGGGAGCTTTCCCCCCGGGTCGCGTACGCGCGGAAGGTCGCCTACGCGGTGCTGTCACGTCTGCGCCCGTCGAACAACTAG
- a CDS encoding L-lactate permease codes for MTLELMIVLVPAVIVVVGVLIVRRAAWQVALASVLAAAAMFAVVLGTAALVEASPPALEAGILLTADAGLIIFPGLLLNEVLRRNGTHATIVGWIERWPVSPATATVILTVGFAPALESITGFGVSLLVTVPVLLQLLPRAKALLASMLSLTIMPWGTAGLATTVAADLSGNTARDIGFQSSLFSAAIFPAFAIVTALLVSDRAERTRTIVVAAGLGVTFALVLIGMNFVGLVPLAGVTAGAVTGVLGYILLAARRQAATAPPWRALSPFLVVVALILVARVADAATGWGTAVALHAGRVSFEPLLSPGLALLIVSVGFGWRYVNVSAIRIAAQGGWKPLVALFGFAAAAQLMNYSGAVGDLAALVGRAGDIGFVVFVPLLAVISGYLVGSNTGANALMVIPQQNIGDFFGAGSAAVALQNSGAGHSIFASVPETLLVLAVAGKGTRDEETRMLRFGFKILGLVVLIMVIGAALMIVL; via the coding sequence ATGACCCTCGAACTGATGATCGTCCTTGTCCCGGCCGTCATCGTCGTGGTCGGCGTACTGATCGTCCGACGTGCCGCGTGGCAGGTCGCGCTGGCTTCGGTCCTTGCTGCCGCCGCAATGTTTGCCGTCGTACTCGGTACTGCCGCACTCGTGGAGGCATCCCCACCTGCGCTCGAAGCAGGAATCCTGTTGACCGCCGATGCAGGACTCATCATCTTCCCAGGACTGCTGCTCAACGAAGTGCTGCGTCGCAACGGCACGCACGCGACAATCGTCGGGTGGATCGAGCGCTGGCCCGTCAGTCCTGCCACCGCGACCGTCATTCTCACCGTCGGATTTGCACCGGCACTCGAATCGATCACAGGCTTCGGCGTCTCGCTCCTTGTCACCGTGCCGGTCCTGTTGCAACTGCTACCCCGAGCGAAGGCCTTGCTGGCCTCAATGCTCAGTTTGACGATCATGCCCTGGGGCACCGCTGGTTTGGCAACCACGGTGGCTGCCGACTTATCGGGTAACACCGCCCGCGACATCGGTTTTCAATCATCGTTGTTCAGCGCAGCCATCTTTCCGGCCTTCGCGATCGTGACTGCGCTGCTGGTCTCCGATCGAGCCGAACGCACCCGAACCATCGTCGTTGCGGCAGGATTGGGCGTCACGTTCGCGCTGGTGCTCATAGGTATGAACTTCGTCGGGTTGGTGCCACTCGCCGGCGTCACAGCAGGGGCGGTGACCGGCGTACTCGGTTACATACTCCTGGCAGCTCGTCGTCAGGCCGCCACGGCACCACCGTGGCGGGCCTTGTCTCCGTTTCTAGTGGTCGTGGCACTTATTTTGGTTGCGCGTGTCGCCGACGCTGCAACGGGTTGGGGAACCGCGGTAGCGCTGCACGCTGGGCGAGTTTCATTCGAGCCCTTGCTCTCTCCCGGTCTCGCGTTGCTGATCGTGTCCGTGGGTTTCGGTTGGCGTTATGTGAACGTCAGCGCTATCCGGATTGCCGCGCAAGGCGGTTGGAAACCGCTGGTTGCTTTGTTCGGGTTCGCCGCGGCTGCTCAACTCATGAATTACTCTGGGGCGGTTGGTGATCTCGCTGCATTGGTTGGTCGAGCAGGTGACATCGGTTTCGTTGTGTTCGTTCCCTTGCTGGCCGTGATTTCTGGTTACCTGGTGGGATCGAACACCGGTGCCAATGCGTTGATGGTCATTCCGCAACAGAATATCGGTGATTTCTTCGGTGCTGGCTCCGCTGCAGTTGCCTTGCAGAACAGTGGCGCTGGGCATTCGATTTTTGCGTCCGTTCCCGAGACTCTTCTTGTTCTCGCAGTGGCAGGCAAAGGAACTCGCGACGAAGAGACACGCATGCTGAGGTTCGGCTTCAAAATTCTTGGCCTCGTCGTGCTGATCATGGTGATCGGTGCTGCTTTGATGATCGTTTTGTGA
- a CDS encoding heterodisulfide reductase-related iron-sulfur binding cluster, translated as MNALTITLGTVGALLSLVCWYVFIRGGLRMFNIVRIGQPAPDRWRPIVPRFKQMMIEFLAHTKMVKFRTVGWAHWLVMIGFMLGAIVWFEAYGQTFNPEFHWPIVGDTAAYHLIDELLGLGTVIGITTLIIIRQLNHPRKPERQSRFAGSGFKAAYFVEAVVLIEGLGMVFVKAGKIATYGHGNPYTDFFTIRLAELLPANSNMVAVFAFVKLMSGMIWLYIVGSRINWGIAWHRFTAFPNIYFKRMDDGTVALGPAKPMMSGGKVLEMEEADPDVDAFGAGKIEDFSWKGWLDFTTCTECGRCQSQCPAWNTGKPLSPKLLIMSLRDHSHAKAPYLLAGGKKDMAGDEVGLVDAEGNVDQKALDAIPQNARDEADRKLVADAIEGGIIDPEVLWSCTTCGACVEQCPVDIEHVDHIIDMRRYQVLIESEFPSELAGLFKNLENKGNPWGQNSKDRLNWINEMDFDIPVFGQDADSFQDYEYLFWVGCAGAYEDRAKKTTKAVAELLATAGVKFMVLGADETCTGDSARRAGNEFLFQQLAMQNIETLNNVFEGVEQNKRKIVVTCAHCFNALGNEYPQVGGDYEVVHHTQLLNRLVRQKKLIPVASVSQDITYHDPCYLGRHNKVYDAPRELMAASGSNLKEMPRHGERSMCCGAGGARMWMEENIGKRINIDRVDEALATNPKKIATGCPFCRVMLTDGVTARQEGGAHEGVEVVDVAQLMLESITRVESSVLAENIKVIPRERTPEEKLATENAAEVEEAERIAPVEEPAEAKSAPAAPAPKAGGGLKMKGLAKAPGAKAPGSAAPADTADAEPAAKPKGLGMAGGKAPGGKGLQMKGKAPGAKAAAPADAPAATEAPATAETSESTPSVKPKGLAVKSGFKKPGAKAPGKSAAEAPVSEAPETSGEATESASAATESKPTVQPKGLAVKSGFKKPGAKAPGKPAAEAPVSEAPAAEAPTAEAPVAEATASEAPATEAAAESKPTVQPKGLAVKSGFKKPGARTPGAAAATPAEPKTAEPEKAEPTPEAAAPEVPKAEASDTAGEAASNGSDDRTPPQPKAGGLGFAPGAKVPGRRK; from the coding sequence ATGAACGCCCTGACGATCACGTTGGGCACAGTCGGTGCTCTGCTCAGCCTCGTGTGTTGGTACGTCTTCATTCGCGGGGGCCTGCGGATGTTCAACATCGTGCGCATCGGCCAGCCGGCACCCGACCGCTGGCGACCGATAGTCCCTCGCTTCAAGCAGATGATGATCGAGTTCCTTGCCCACACCAAGATGGTCAAGTTCCGCACGGTCGGCTGGGCGCACTGGCTGGTCATGATCGGCTTCATGCTCGGTGCCATCGTCTGGTTCGAGGCCTACGGTCAGACGTTCAACCCGGAGTTCCACTGGCCCATCGTCGGTGACACCGCGGCGTACCACCTCATCGACGAGTTGCTCGGCCTCGGCACCGTCATCGGCATCACCACGCTGATCATCATTCGCCAGCTCAATCACCCGCGGAAGCCCGAGCGTCAGTCTCGCTTCGCCGGCTCCGGGTTCAAAGCGGCCTATTTCGTCGAAGCCGTCGTCCTCATCGAGGGCTTGGGCATGGTGTTCGTCAAGGCAGGCAAGATCGCAACGTATGGGCATGGGAACCCGTACACGGACTTCTTCACGATCCGCTTGGCCGAACTGCTGCCCGCCAACTCGAACATGGTCGCAGTCTTCGCGTTCGTCAAGCTGATGTCCGGCATGATCTGGCTCTACATCGTCGGTTCGCGCATCAACTGGGGTATCGCGTGGCACCGCTTCACCGCGTTCCCCAACATCTACTTCAAGCGCATGGACGACGGCACCGTGGCCCTCGGCCCGGCCAAGCCGATGATGTCCGGCGGCAAGGTCCTCGAGATGGAAGAGGCCGACCCCGACGTCGACGCGTTCGGTGCAGGCAAGATCGAAGACTTCAGCTGGAAGGGCTGGCTCGACTTCACCACGTGCACCGAGTGCGGCCGCTGCCAGTCGCAGTGCCCCGCCTGGAACACCGGCAAGCCCCTCTCCCCCAAGCTGCTGATCATGTCGCTGCGCGACCACAGCCACGCCAAGGCCCCGTACCTGCTGGCCGGCGGCAAGAAGGACATGGCTGGCGACGAGGTCGGACTCGTCGACGCCGAGGGCAACGTCGACCAGAAGGCGCTCGACGCCATCCCGCAGAACGCTCGCGACGAAGCCGATCGCAAGCTCGTCGCCGACGCCATCGAGGGCGGCATCATCGATCCCGAGGTGCTGTGGAGCTGCACCACCTGCGGTGCCTGCGTCGAGCAGTGCCCGGTGGACATCGAGCACGTCGACCACATCATCGACATGCGCCGCTACCAGGTGCTGATCGAATCGGAGTTTCCGTCCGAGCTCGCAGGTTTGTTCAAGAACCTCGAGAACAAGGGCAACCCGTGGGGTCAGAACTCCAAGGACCGGCTCAACTGGATCAACGAGATGGACTTCGACATCCCGGTCTTCGGCCAGGACGCCGATTCGTTCCAGGACTACGAGTACCTCTTCTGGGTCGGCTGCGCCGGTGCCTACGAGGACCGCGCGAAGAAGACCACCAAGGCCGTCGCCGAGCTGCTCGCCACAGCAGGCGTGAAGTTCATGGTGCTCGGCGCGGACGAGACCTGCACCGGCGACTCCGCTCGCCGCGCAGGCAACGAGTTCCTGTTCCAGCAGCTCGCCATGCAGAACATCGAGACGCTGAACAACGTCTTCGAGGGTGTCGAGCAGAACAAGCGCAAGATCGTCGTCACCTGCGCCCACTGCTTCAACGCACTCGGCAACGAGTACCCGCAGGTCGGCGGTGACTACGAGGTGGTCCACCACACGCAGCTGCTCAACCGCCTCGTGCGGCAGAAGAAGCTGATCCCGGTGGCCTCGGTCAGCCAGGACATCACCTACCACGACCCGTGCTACCTGGGCCGTCACAACAAGGTGTACGACGCCCCGCGTGAGCTCATGGCCGCGTCGGGCTCCAACCTCAAGGAGATGCCGCGCCACGGTGAGCGGTCCATGTGCTGTGGTGCCGGTGGCGCACGCATGTGGATGGAAGAGAACATCGGCAAGCGCATCAACATCGACCGGGTCGACGAGGCACTGGCGACCAACCCGAAGAAGATCGCCACGGGTTGCCCGTTCTGCCGAGTGATGCTCACCGACGGTGTCACCGCACGTCAGGAAGGCGGCGCACACGAGGGCGTCGAGGTCGTCGATGTCGCGCAGCTGATGCTCGAGTCGATCACCCGCGTCGAGTCCTCGGTGCTGGCCGAGAATATCAAGGTCATCCCCCGCGAGCGCACTCCCGAGGAGAAGCTGGCGACCGAGAACGCCGCCGAGGTCGAAGAGGCCGAACGCATCGCACCCGTCGAGGAGCCGGCCGAGGCGAAGTCCGCTCCGGCAGCTCCGGCTCCCAAGGCCGGCGGCGGACTGAAGATGAAGGGTCTGGCCAAGGCTCCGGGAGCCAAGGCACCCGGTTCCGCTGCACCGGCCGACACTGCCGACGCAGAACCCGCCGCCAAGCCCAAGGGTCTCGGCATGGCCGGGGGCAAGGCACCCGGCGGCAAGGGCCTGCAGATGAAGGGCAAGGCACCCGGCGCGAAAGCGGCTGCACCTGCCGACGCCCCCGCGGCGACCGAAGCACCTGCTACCGCAGAGACCTCGGAGTCGACTCCGTCGGTCAAGCCCAAGGGTCTGGCTGTGAAGTCGGGCTTCAAGAAGCCGGGCGCGAAGGCACCGGGTAAGTCTGCCGCCGAAGCGCCGGTCTCCGAAGCGCCGGAAACCTCGGGTGAGGCTACGGAATCGGCCTCTGCTGCAACCGAATCCAAGCCGACCGTTCAGCCCAAGGGTCTGGCCGTGAAGTCCGGATTCAAGAAGCCGGGAGCCAAGGCACCGGGTAAGCCTGCCGCCGAAGCGCCGGTCTCCGAAGCACCTGCGGCAGAGGCTCCTACCGCCGAGGCGCCGGTTGCCGAGGCCACGGCGTCGGAGGCACCCGCTACCGAGGCTGCGGCCGAATCCAAGCCGACCGTCCAGCCCAAGGGTCTGGCCGTGAAGTCCGGATTCAAGAAGCCGGGTGCACGCACGCCCGGTGCGGCAGCAGCGACTCCCGCTGAGCCGAAGACTGCAGAGCCCGAGAAGGCCGAGCCGACTCCGGAAGCCGCTGCACCCGAGGTACCGAAGGCCGAGGCGTCGGACACTGCCGGTGAGGCCGCATCCAACGGCTCCGATGATCGGACTCCGCCCCAGCCGAAGGCCGGTGGACTCGGATTCGCTCCGGGAGCCAAGGTTCCGGGTCGCCGGAAGTAA